AAACTCCGTCTCCCAGAAGCGAATCAGTGACGGCGCCACGTTGAACTGCGCCGCTACCTCGCCGATGGTGAAGTACTGTTTTTCAATTTCGTGCTCTTTGTAGGGCATGGAGGGAGGGGAGGCGTGAAGGGGTGAACCGCGGAAAGCTAGCTAACAAATAAACTCAAAACCTGGGCCTACTTTGCTGGGGCCTATGGCCTGCTAGGTAGTAGCTGCCAACCAGCAACAAGGCTAGCTAGTTGATCTTAAACTTTTTACTTACCTCATCATAAATCATGAGGAGGTCATTGGATCTGCCTTGCTTGTCGAAAATCTGTTCCCAGGTGTTCAACGGCTCCCAAATGAAAGTGCCTAGGCCTTTGCCGTCGGGGAGGTTAAAGGCCACATCGTTCACCTCGCGCTTGCGCGCTGAGTATTCGACTACCACCACGTCTTGGGGGTAGCGTTTGGCTAGGTCCGTTAGGTTGCGTTGCAAGTCGGGGATGGTGCGGTGCCACTGCGGGTAATACGATTCGCCGATGACGTCGAACGTCACGCCGCGCTTTCGCATGTTGTCGAGCCAATACACCGACTGTTCGTTCTGGCCACCTAGGGCAATGTGTAGCATCACGAGGCTGTTAGGCGTGGTTTCGCGCACGGCTGCCACGCCTGCTTTCAGCAACTCAGCTAGGTTATCGAGCCGGGCTACGCTGTCGGCACTGTGAATGTCGCCATCGGGCCAAAGCATCCCATGGTTGATTTCGTTGCCCACCTGTACCATATCAGGCGAGGTGCCTTGGGCTTTTAGGGACAGCAGCACGTCGCGGGTATAGTCGTGCACGGCCTGGGTGAGTTGGGTGCCGTGCAGGTCTTTCCACGCTTCAGGCTTGAACTGCTTCTGCGGGTCGGCCCAGGTGTCGCTGTAGTGAAAATCTAGCAGGAATTTCAAGCCCGCCTTCTTGATGCGCTTTGCCATCTGCTGGGTATGGGCCAAGTCGCAGAAGCCTTTCTGAGGTGAGTAGCCGCTGTCGGCTGCTGGGTTGTTGAAGATTCGTAGCCGGATATAATTGATGCCGTGGTCTTTGAGAATCTCAATGGCGTCTTTTGGCCGGCCCTTATCGGAGAATGTTACTCCCCGCGCTTCCAGTTGCGGCAGAAAGGAAATATCGGCCCCAAGCATCTTGCCTATTTTCTTCTTGGGCTTCGGCGTACGTGCTACTTTCATTGAGGAAGGCAGCGACTCAACGGGCTGTGAGTCAGCGTAAGAAGCAACGTATAGTAGTGTGAGTAGTACCCCTAGGAGCAGCTTTGGTTTGCAAACAAAGCGAGTGGCAGAGAGGGGCCGCAAAAAGAATAGCTTCATACGTAGTGGAAAAACAGAGCTAGGTAAACGTACTGCCCTCAACTCCGCTCCGACTTCGGGGCGAAGTGGCTACCTTTGCATAATTGCCTTTATAGCCCTGTTATTTGGGTAACTAAAGTCGCAAAGTAGCTAAAATTGCCGTCGTCGCCAATCCGGCGCGGCGCTCTTACCCCTTCCTTATGTCCCAACCGACTGCCGCTCACGTTCGCCAGCAATTCCTCGATTTCTTCGCTTCGAAAGGTCATCACATTGTGCCCTCGGCGCCGCTGGTGGTCAAAGATGACCCCACGCTGCTGTTCATCAACAGCGGCATGGCCCCGTTCAAAGACTATTTCCTGGGCAACAAGCCCGCACCCTACAAGCGTGTTGTTGATACGCAGAAGTGTTTGCGCGTCTCGGGCAAGCACAACGACCTAGAAGAGGTAGGCTATGATACCTACCACCATACCTTGTTTGAAATGCTAGGTAACTGGTCGTTTGGCGATTACTTCAAGAAAGAAGCCATTGCCTGGGCCTGGGAGCTACTGACGGAAGTGTACAAGTTGCCGAAAGACCGCCTCTATGTGACCTACTTCGAAGGCGACCAAGGTGATGGCCTAGGTGCCGATACCGAAACGCAGGACCTGTGGCGTCAATACACTACTGACGACCGGATTCTGCCTGGCAACAAGAAGGATAACTTTTGGGAGATGGGCGATACGGGTCCGTGTGGTCCGTGCACCGAAATCCACATCGACCTGCGTAGCGAGGAGGAAGTGGCCCAGAAACCCGGCCGCGAGCTGATCAACGCCGACCATCCGCAAGTAGTGGAAATCTGGAACAATGTGTTCATGGAGTTTCAGCGTTTAGCTGATAAATCGTTGATAAAACTCCCTCAGCAACATGTCGATACCGGTATGGGCTTCGAGCGTTTGATGATGGCTGTGTCGGGCGTGCGGTCCAACTAC
This Hymenobacter sp. GOD-10R DNA region includes the following protein-coding sequences:
- a CDS encoding glycoside hydrolase family 53 protein → MKVARTPKPKKKIGKMLGADISFLPQLEARGVTFSDKGRPKDAIEILKDHGINYIRLRIFNNPAADSGYSPQKGFCDLAHTQQMAKRIKKAGLKFLLDFHYSDTWADPQKQFKPEAWKDLHGTQLTQAVHDYTRDVLLSLKAQGTSPDMVQVGNEINHGMLWPDGDIHSADSVARLDNLAELLKAGVAAVRETTPNSLVMLHIALGGQNEQSVYWLDNMRKRGVTFDVIGESYYPQWHRTIPDLQRNLTDLAKRYPQDVVVVEYSARKREVNDVAFNLPDGKGLGTFIWEPLNTWEQIFDKQGRSNDLLMIYDEVSKKFKIN